One region of Streptococcus salivarius genomic DNA includes:
- a CDS encoding DUF956 family protein — MAQSLNKTVELHTTGVSYMAIGGKVGKFLIGDVALEFYPDVNVEQYIQIPWTSITQIGANVSGKRISRHFEVLTDKSKFLFASKDSGKILKIAREHLGNEKVVKLPTLIQTIGARLKGLFAKKS; from the coding sequence ATGGCACAATCACTAAACAAAACAGTTGAATTGCATACAACAGGCGTTTCCTACATGGCTATCGGGGGGAAAGTCGGCAAATTTCTAATCGGAGATGTGGCTCTTGAATTCTACCCAGATGTCAATGTCGAGCAATACATTCAAATCCCATGGACTAGCATTACTCAAATCGGTGCGAATGTATCAGGAAAGAGAATTAGCCGTCACTTTGAAGTGTTGACAGACAAGAGCAAATTCCTCTTTGCTTCTAAAGATTCTGGGAAGATTCTAAAAATTGCTAGGGAACACCTTGGCAATGAAAAAGTCGTCAAGCTACCAACTCTCATTCAAACTATTGGCGCTCGACTCAAAGGTTTATTTGCCAAAAAATCATAA